In Candidatus Contubernalis alkalaceticus, the genomic window GCCAGTCAATACCAAAACCGGAGCAAATGCAAATCATTTAATAATAAATCTCCGATTTCCCAGAACAATTCTCATGGAAAGCAAGGGTATGGCGCCCAGAGCATACACCAAAAACAATACTCCTCTTCCTTCAGGTACAACTGCCATCAGCCCTACGGAAACAAACGCCAGGATTCCCATCAAAATTAGATTGGCCCCGACCCACTTGGCGAGCCTCTCCTGGTCTTTTACTTTTTTCGGATCATAACCCGCCAGAATCTCCACCATTTGCTTTTTACCTACCAGATAACCCAGGACAAAACAAGTTAGCCCCATAAATGCAGTAATTGCAATCAATACCATAATTCAATCAAACCTCCCTCTTGCAAAATAATCTCTTTAAGCTCTATTAATATACTCTTAAATTCCAGTACCAGCAATTCTATAAAGAATTGAACTCCCAATGATTGGCCATTTCAACTGCCGTGGGACAATGTCACGCGATCTAGCAAGGAGTCTCACCAGCGACAGTGATACCTGCACCTCTCAAAAATATATTCTAATTTACCCCCTGAATACTGATACCAAAGTATTATTTCTCTATTGTTGTTCAACCTTTTCTAAGGGGAATAAGACTGCCAAATATAGTATAGCAATGACGAATGATATAACGGGTAAAATCCACCTGGCCTCGTCTAGTGGAAAAGGGATTACCAGCTGATAAACCCCCCCGGCAATCCAAAATGATGCCATTCCACCTACAATCCATTTTCGTATGGCGATATGGTTGAAAGAAACGTATGTAAGAATACCTCCCAGTGTAAGTAAATAACTAAAGGAAAAGTTCATTGCATACAAGGCCCAGCTAATTGGTGCATACAGGTCAGCCGCATGCTGTTCCCAGGGCAAAAACAAGGGAACGAAAAAATGTGAAAATCCCATAAAAAATGTTAATACTGAAGCAGCCAGGTTAAAAGCATATTTTCTCGACACTATTTGTCCTCCCATCTTTTTGTGCAGTAACTGCCTCAATTAAAAAGGGAATGGCCCCGATCCCCGATTTTATTATAGGTTTACAATCATATAGGCTTCTCGCAAAGCAGCTCCTGCTAATAATTAGGGACCGGTTTAGACTTGGAGAAAAAACTCTCTGACTTATTAACTGAGATAGTATTAGTTGCTACAGCCAAAAGCACACCTGCCATTATTTCATATAAACCAGCACGGCTAAAAACAGCCAATATAGGAGCCATTCTTTCTACCATTTGTATAGAAATGAATTTGTTCTTAAAGTGGCACCATACATAATCATCCAAGCTAATGGTACTAAATATCCAAAGGAAAAGTATTTCACACGTAAAAAAATATTACCTATAACATAAATAACCTCCCAATAAGATTTAAACTAAATATAGTTAAGAACCGCCCCCTAGTAACTAACCCAAAAATTTGTACCAATGACATTTTAAATTTCCCCCTTCTATTGATTATTTTTTAAAATAACAAACCAGCTTTCTAGATGTGAGCTGCTGTTATTCAATTTTTTTCAATTTTTCTTTCATTGGCTTAGAATAACTGCTGGAAAGAGAATACTTATCTCTGAGCAAATTTACGGTCTTATATAAGGTATTCTTATAATCCTTGTCTGCACCACCTGTTTTATATAGTGCTAAAAAATGATTATAAAGACCGGAGAACTCCTTTTTTATAAAATCAAAAAACACCCTCCTTGTTTTTCCCCTTAAATAAAGAGTTCCTGGCAAAACATAATGAACATTACTTTCTTTTGCTTTATTAAAAAGTGAATCAATGTTCTTAAAGCTGTCTGTCAGATATGGAATAATGGGCATTACATGCAATCCCACAGAAGCATTGGTTTCTCTAAATGTTTTGAGCATTTTGAAACGCCTGTTGGATTCCACCCCACCAGGTTCAATTAGCTTTCTTAATTCTTCGTCCACGGTTGTAATGGTTGCGGCGATATTAATATAGGTTATCCTCGACAATTCATTAATTAAATCATAGTCTCTAAGAATTAAATCCGATTTTGTTGAAATAATCGCAGGAGTTTGGTATTTGATAAGTAACCTTAAAATTTCCGGCATTAGTTTATAATGCTCCTCTGCCGGCTGGTAGCTGTCACTTACCCCGCCAATATTCACAATCTCTCTTTTCCAGTTCCCGCTGCTCAGCTGTTTTTCAAGCTGCTCTATAATATTTGTTTTCACATATATATCCTTACAATAATTATCAGAACCTAAATATTCATGGGAATAAATAGCGAAGCAGTATTTGCAGCCATGTTCGCAGCCCCGATAAATGTTTAAGTCCCAGCTGTACGGCATCCTTCTTTTAAGCTGGTTTAATGCAATTTCACAATTGATTTCCTTATATTTTCTAGCTCCCATTGATAAACCCTCGTTTGTGTATAATCTATTTTTCAATTTCCCGTTACGCCAAACTAATACACCTGGAATGTGACTACCAATATTATTAACCCTATGTGCTAATTGCAAGACTTTTTTCCGTCTTCTGATAACGGCAGGAAAAACTCGGGGGTTTGGCGAAACAATGGTTAGCATAAAAAGTTGTTTTAGATCAGGTAACAAGGGAGATTATGTCTATAATCATCCGTGAGGGACTTTAAATTATAATATTTGCACAGGGGGCTGAAATGACAAATCTCATCTTGGTAGAAATCAAAAAAGGCATCATTCTGTTTTCCATTCTTTACACATTTACCACAATCACCAGCAGCGCATGGCAGCTCTACACAGGCCAGTTGACCGATACAAACGTGCACTTGCTTAACAGAGCCGCTGTAATATTCATTGCTGTCGCCACAATCCATTTATTTTTTAAGGTTCAGGTCAAAAATCAAGTCCTGCGTTACCTGTTGCCCTATGCCATATCAATGGGTCTGGTCCTTGGCTATACCTGGCTCTTTGGTCGGTTTCAACCTCTGCATCCTGATGCGTACCGGGACATCTTCCTCAATTTCACTGTCATAGCTGCCATTGTGATTGCAGTTATGATCATCATTGAAAAGGTTAAACTAAGAAGAAAGTAAAATGATTCAGGAGGATGACTATGCAAGCACGACTGGAGGTTTTCACATGTATTCGCCTTTTACATTAAACATAAGTCCCATGGAACGATTGTTCCTCATCAATTTTGAGAAGGATCCGGACGAAATCTACATTGGCTTTGAGCCGCAGTGGTTTGATGATGTTTCTTACGGTACAGGCTTAAGAATTATAGCCTGGCGCAAGGACGGCTATATCGATGTGTACCAGCAACCTGGCCTGTCCAAAGAATATAAAATAGACGTAGCAGCAAAGGGGCTGGCTGATACCACTGTAAGTCCCATGATCAATGCCCGGTTTAGCGTGACCACAAGCGGCGTTGATGTGGCCTTCGCCTTTGAGGACAAAGCTGGCCGCAAGGTGGAAGTTGAAATTGTGGAAAAAAGCCAGAAGCCAACCAAACCCTTTTCGCTATTGGCGCCTGTGGGAAGCTCCTCGGCTAATCCCTCGTCTCTACCGGTCTATCTGATGTTTAAGTTTGATTTTGTCCGCCGGGCCAATACTGACGTAACCATCAGCATTAACGGCCGCACTCATAAAGCAGATACCTTCCCATTCCCACTTAATGGTTCTCGCGTGTACTTTATGCGCTACAGTGCCGATACATTTCTGGTGGACTGGTGCCCGGCACAGTCACAGGCGCTTGAGCCACTTAGAGGGGAAGGAAACAAGCTTTACGGGCCGAATGACACTTTTTATGAGCTTTTAGAGCAACAGAACTATCCCTCCTTTGCCCGCATTAGTTCAAGCCGCAAAAGCCATAGCTTTGCAGCCGAGTTTCACCCACCCTTTCCGGAAATCACCCACATCGCGGATAATACTTCCCTTCGCGGCGAATTCGTCCTTGGCGCGGATGAGTCTGCAGGGGTGGTGAGAGGTACTTATGAGGTTAGCCGCAGTGGTGAAGAGGTGGAAGTAACCCTTAACCCCAGAGGCGGGTGGGAGCCACGCCCCAAGACCCTTTTCCTGAAGTTCCTGTTTAACGCTGCCAAGATCTTCCGCCAGTGGCCAAAAACCTACCTGTGGACGGCTAAGATCAAGCTTAGTGAAGGCGTTCCCCCCTTTATGGAGTCCAGATGGACGAGAATTTAACCCCAGGCTTTAGGCGTAAGACATTATACGTGAGACAATACTGAGCCGGCTGGTCGCCGTCCTTCTTCTTAAGACAAAGGGGTGGGGAGTCGTCTTTGACGCTGTCGTTGGCCCTCATCTTGACTGCCGGTTCTTATATGGTAGTTTTATCTTGAAACCTAACCTATCCTACTTACTTTTGACGTACGGAGGGAAAAAAGTCTCTTCTGCTGTTAGCGGAAATGGGTATTCAGCAGACCCAGCTCTCCACGGCAGCAATGGCGTGTTTTACAGTAACCTGGAGTCAAAGCCTTGTGCCTGAAGTTAAAATAAATAACCTCCAGTTATGATAAAATGTGCTACCGGCTTAAGTAAAAATATATTACAAATAAATTAAAAAATATTATGAGTGGTATGCCATGGGTGAAGTGTAGTTGCTTTGTTTTATGGCGAAAAATCCTCATTCCCAGGTAAATACCAATAGCCCCGCCAATAAATGCTAACACAAACAAACTTCTTTCCGATATCCTCCAGTTACCGGTTTTAGCCCTGTTTTTATCTAAACCCAAAACAATAAAGCTAACAACGTTTATTATCAGGAAAGATGTAGCTAATTTTACCAAATCATCACTCCGTTTTTAAATTGTTTAACCATCTTCAACAAGCCTCGCTACATCCATGCTGCACTTCTTTCATATACCTTAAAGAACCACCCCAAAACGGTTATTATGTAAAGTATAATCCACTATTGTTGTAACACCACACTTACCACAAAAAACATTATTAATAAGCAGTTGCCGTGTGGCATGCGATATTATAGCCCATTTACCCCCAATCCTTCCACACATCAGGTTGATAACCTACCGTAGCATTTTGCCGTTTCTTACAATTGGAGTTTTGTAAAGCTTACTTATCAGCTATTACAAAAAGTCATTTATTATTCTTTTCATGTATTGCTTCCTTTTCTCTGAAGAAAAATACAAATGCCCACAATCTTGCAAAAGGTATGCTTCAACATTAGAAATTATTTCCTTTGCTCTTTGAATTACTTTTTCACCTGGGAATAATACATCATTTTCACCCGCCAGTAATAATGTGGGTGCCTGATAATTCTTTATCTCTTCTTTAATAACATTACTTGGCATATTAGGATTAACTTTAACATGGTGGAAGCTTATGCGAATCATTTCCAATGTATCTTTATCAATCGGTTCCCCTTTGGTTGTCATAGGTAAAAATGCTTTCTCGAACCACTTTTCTTTCTTTGTTCAATGTACATCATCATTGGTATTCCCATGCTGAAAATAAGTCTTGATTTTGAAGCATTATATATTCCAGCTGGTACAAGTAGTATTGCTTTTGAAATCTTTTCAGGAGAAATGCACATAAGCTTAGCTAGAATACCGCCACCAAAGGACTCTCCCATGCAGATAATTCTCTCAAAACCTAAGGAATCAATGACATCCGATGCCCATTCACCATATTCAAGTGTATTTGATGATAAAACGCTCTGATCGCTTTTTCCAGGGTGTCCAATAGTATCAGGTGCATATACTTGATAGTCTTTAATTAAATACAAGTTTTGTTTTAATGAAAATGGAGCGGTACTGTTTCCACCATGAAATAACAATATTGGCTTTGCATCTTCCTTGCCTACCTTTAAGATGTGGGTTTTCCCAAATCTTGTGTCCACATAAAACATCTTTATATTCTACTTCTAAGCTCTGAACCTGCCGATCATATAATTCTTTTACTATTTTTTCTCCTTCTTTTGTTTTGTAAATAGATACAGCCATATTTTTTGCCGCCTCTCCCCATATAAGTTTCACTGATAGAGATGTATCATTCTATTCCGAAAACCCATCGTCGCTATAATAGTTCTTTATTCTTCCAGTTTACTTTTTAAAATTAACCGCTGCTCCCTTAAGAAATATTATTAACCATCCAAAAGAAATAATAAACATCAGGCGCTGCCATATTCCGGCGTAGGGCGTATTAAAGATAAGTATTGAAAAGAACACGGCGATGACTGCCACCAGCACAGCCAAAAGACGTCTGGCTGGTTTTAATTCAATGAAAGCAGCAGAAAAAGCAAAAATAGTAAAAGAAAATCCTACCATGCTGGCAAAAAACGAATGTAGCTGGTCCTCCCGTAGGTTGTATAACAGGTCCATATGGAATGGGGCATGCTTAAAGATAGCGGTAAAAATAAGTGATAAACCAAAAATAGTCAACAAAATCTTTTGAAACCAGTATTTTTTTAAATAAAGCCAGCTTTCTATAATACAGGCGATTCCTAAAAAGAGAAAGACAATATTCATGATCCAGGCATTGGGCGTCATCTGCGCACCCAACTGACTGGTTGTATGATATATGATTGAATAACCTTCAATGCTGAAAAAGGGCAGGATAAAAATAACCAGAACCATGATAATGTATACCGGTAACAGCAGATGTCTTTTTCTAAAGCCAGATTTGCTCATTTCATTTCCCCCGGGGAAAACTGATGTATTCCAAGTCAAAGATTGAGTCCCTTTTCAATTAATTGATCCGGGAACTAACAGGCCAACCCTGGTTACAATACAATTGCAGCCATTTTTCACTGCAGTTCCTTTATAGATTTTACATATTGTTTCTTGCCTCTTAAGGAATTAATTAATTTCTCGTCTGCTGTCCATAATTCACAAGTTTTTTTTGTTTTTTCTCTTATTTCTTCTGATACAGCTAAAAAGGCTGCATCATACAAGGTAGGCATGTCAAAAGAACAACTGATTTTCCAGGCTCTATGTATTATTGAATCTCCTTCTAAGTATTCAATCCCCGGGAAATTAGTATAATTTGTCCATATCTCTTCACCATCTTGAAAAGTAATTTGCTTAGATCTAATTTTTTTCCTAATAATACTTCCCATTTCTGCCCAGGCAAAGGAAGGCAATATTATTATTTGATTTTT contains:
- a CDS encoding DUF998 domain-containing protein, with product MSKSGFRKRHLLLPVYIIMVLVIFILPFFSIEGYSIIYHTTSQLGAQMTPNAWIMNIVFLFLGIACIIESWLYLKKYWFQKILLTIFGLSLIFTAIFKHAPFHMDLLYNLREDQLHSFFASMVGFSFTIFAFSAAFIELKPARRLLAVLVAVIAVFFSILIFNTPYAGIWQRLMFIISFGWLIIFLKGAAVNFKK
- a CDS encoding alpha/beta fold hydrolase, giving the protein MTTKGEPIDKDTLEMIRISFHHVKVNPNMPSNVIKEEIKNYQAPTLLLAGENDVLFPGEKVIQRAKEIISNVEAYLLQDCGHLYFSSEKRKQYMKRIINDFL
- a CDS encoding DUF3784 domain-containing protein, producing MVLIAITAFMGLTCFVLGYLVGKKQMVEILAGYDPKKVKDQERLAKWVGANLILMGILAFVSVGLMAVVPEGRGVLFLVYALGAIPLLSMRIVLGNRRFIIK
- a CDS encoding SPL family radical SAM protein encodes the protein MGARKYKEINCEIALNQLKRRMPYSWDLNIYRGCEHGCKYCFAIYSHEYLGSDNYCKDIYVKTNIIEQLEKQLSSGNWKREIVNIGGVSDSYQPAEEHYKLMPEILRLLIKYQTPAIISTKSDLILRDYDLINELSRITYINIAATITTVDEELRKLIEPGGVESNRRFKMLKTFRETNASVGLHVMPIIPYLTDSFKNIDSLFNKAKESNVHYVLPGTLYLRGKTRRVFFDFIKKEFSGLYNHFLALYKTGGADKDYKNTLYKTVNLLRDKYSLSSSYSKPMKEKLKKIE
- a CDS encoding alpha/beta fold hydrolase, with protein sequence MFYVDTRFGKTHILKVGKEDAKPILLFHGGNSTAPFSLKQNLYLIKDYQVYAPDTIGHPGKSDQSVLSSNTLEYGEWASDVIDSLGFERIICMGESFGGGILAKLMCISPEKISKAILLVPAGIYNASKSRLIFSMGIPMMMYIEQRKKSGSRKHFYL
- a CDS encoding DUF6608 family protein codes for the protein MTNLILVEIKKGIILFSILYTFTTITSSAWQLYTGQLTDTNVHLLNRAAVIFIAVATIHLFFKVQVKNQVLRYLLPYAISMGLVLGYTWLFGRFQPLHPDAYRDIFLNFTVIAAIVIAVMIIIEKVKLRRK
- a CDS encoding DUF1294 domain-containing protein codes for the protein MVKLATSFLIINVVSFIVLGLDKNRAKTGNWRISERSLFVLAFIGGAIGIYLGMRIFRHKTKQLHFTHGIPLIIFFNLFVIYFYLSR
- a CDS encoding type II toxin-antitoxin system VapC family toxin, with the protein product MSKFICLDTSVLVKVFFEEQDSSKAVFLMQNIIEKNQIIILPSFAWAEMGSIIRKKIRSKQITFQDGEEIWTNYTNFPGIEYLEGDSIIHRAWKISCSFDMPTLYDAAFLAVSEEIREKTKKTCELWTADEKLINSLRGKKQYVKSIKELQ